In a single window of the Chloroflexota bacterium genome:
- a CDS encoding DegV family protein, which yields MPVKIVTDSTSDIPPQIAKELEICVMPLYVNFGNNEVYRDGVDLSPEEFYRKLTTSKRLPTTSTVSPSEFSQVCDRLAEQTDEVLAILLSSKLSATYDMALQGKELMKTKNRRVRVEVIDSQLMCMALGLVAIAAAKEAQKGASLDQIIAVANSVRSRMRIRMAFDTLEYVRKGGRIGAAQAFLGTMLDLKPILTLKDGITTPVTRERTRAKAIEHLRRFATSFTNVEEMALAYTTTPEDTAALLQKLDSTFPKERVYISTINAVVGTHLGPGALGIAVLEGK from the coding sequence ATGCCAGTAAAGATAGTCACTGACAGCACCTCGGACATTCCACCTCAGATAGCTAAAGAGCTAGAAATCTGTGTAATGCCCCTATATGTGAATTTCGGCAATAATGAGGTTTACCGCGATGGTGTTGACTTAAGCCCGGAGGAATTCTACCGCAAGTTGACAACATCTAAACGCCTTCCCACCACCTCTACCGTGTCACCAAGCGAATTCTCGCAGGTATGCGATAGGCTGGCTGAGCAGACCGATGAAGTTCTAGCTATCCTGCTCTCCTCTAAGCTAAGTGCTACTTATGATATGGCCCTGCAGGGCAAAGAACTGATGAAGACAAAGAATCGCCGGGTGCGGGTGGAAGTAATCGATTCTCAGCTCATGTGCATGGCTCTCGGACTGGTAGCTATCGCTGCCGCCAAGGAAGCCCAGAAAGGAGCCAGTCTCGACCAGATTATTGCTGTGGCAAACAGTGTGCGCTCCAGGATGCGTATTCGTATGGCCTTTGACACCTTGGAATATGTCAGGAAAGGCGGACGCATTGGAGCAGCACAAGCTTTTCTGGGTACAATGTTAGACCTTAAGCCAATCCTCACTCTAAAGGACGGTATTACCACTCCGGTGACCAGGGAACGCACCCGGGCTAAAGCCATCGAGCATCTGCGCCGATTCGCCACAAGCTTCACCAATGTGGAAGAAATGGCATTGGCATACACCACTACCCCCGAGGATACCGCAGCACTTCTTCAAAAGCTGGACTCCACCTTCCCCAAGGAGCGTGTCTATATTTCCACTATTAACGCAGTCGTGGGTACACATTTGGGGCCAGGTGCTCTGGGTATAGCTGTGTTGGAGGGCAAGTGA